A region from the Cannabis sativa cultivar Pink pepper isolate KNU-18-1 chromosome 9, ASM2916894v1, whole genome shotgun sequence genome encodes:
- the LOC115723587 gene encoding uncharacterized protein LOC115723587, producing MNEVLEIPETSKVQRSLSFNGETEKKDDVGVEQKDGEGTKDKSEEDVDDVQSVPSLNLSEDKVVVPIEKVVSDESFEDMNFWGEELPAIVKEEVEQTVKDDFDDDAFERFKESGGKVIGPFTLKKGYSNHPYEFFRYIFSSANVPSEVLAHFGKVEVKRRNFKCMKPESDISNSVIDCFAQIMNFREKKRNGIGTKRTWFMPIRLSVRNLIFKNGHEYIVFVL from the exons ATGAATGAAGTGTTGGAGATACCTGAGACGAGCAAAGTTCAGCGCTCGCTTTCTTTCAATGGGGAGACCGAGAAGAAGGATGATGTGGGTGTGGAGCAAAAGGATGGTGAAGGGACAAAGGATAAATCGGAAGAGGATGTTGATGATGTACAAAGTGTCCCTTCACTTAATCTATCAGAAGACAAGGTCGTTGTTCCAATTGAGAAGGTTGTTTCTGATGAGTCGTTTGAGGATATGAACTTTTGGGGAGAAGAACTCCCAGCTATTGTAAAAGAGGAAGTTGAGCAGACCGTGAaggatgattttgatgatgatgCGTTCGAAAGATTCAAAGAATCTGGAGGAAAGGTGATTGGGCCGTTCACTTTGAAGAAGGGTTACTCAAATCATCCGTACGAGTTCTTCCGTTACATTTTCTCTAGCGCCAATGTTCCGAG TGAAGTGTTAGCCCATTTTGGGAAGGTTGAGGTCAAGCGGAGGAATTTCAAATGCATGAAACCGGAGTCCGATATATCAAACAGT GTCATTGATTGCTTTGCTCAAATCATGAATTTTCGAGAGAAGAAGCGCAACGGCATTGGAACAAAGAGAACTTGGTTTATGCCCATAAGACTTTCTGTacgaaatttgatatttaaaaatGGACATGAATATATTGTATTTGTGCTTTAA
- the LOC133031284 gene encoding uncharacterized protein LOC133031284, with protein MVMVCASLWTTRNDLVWRKKQTSIEEIIVSSNLSLYHWLRAQNNPLIPWLNFLILEDGTEHWTKPINDLIKVNVDATIFDNCDCHSFACVARNNTSLLLSAISSCRLGVFQLGLAEAIGVNEALSWIKRNNWEKIVVEMDCFVLVQAIHNPHPLNSYFDAIVEDCQRQIETLRKRNLIYVLGAQLRFLLFRVRVSFALSLGHYG; from the exons ATGGTGATGGTGTGTGCCTCCTTGTGGACAACAAGGAATGATTTGGTATGGCGTAAGAAGCAAACATCGATTGAAGAAATTATTGTGTCTTCTAATCTCTCCCTTTATCATTGGTTACGTGCTCAAAATAATCCTCTCATTCCATGGTTGAATTTTCTTATTCTTGAAGACGGTACTGAGCACTGGACTAAACCTATTAATGATTTGATTAAGGTAAATGTGGACGCAACTATTTTTGATAATTGTGATTGTCATAGCTTTGCTTGTGTGGCTAGAAATAATACTTCTCTTCTTTTAAGTGCTATCTCTAGTTGTCGGCTTGGTGTTTTTCAACTGGGTCTTGCTGAAGCAATAGGCGTGAATGAAGCTTTAAGTTGGATCAAGAGGAACAATTGGGAAAAGATAGTAGTAGAAATGGATTGTTTTGTGTTGGTTCAAGCTATTCATAACCCTCATCCTTTGAATTCTTATTTCGATGCGATTGTCGAAGATTGTCAAAG GCAGATTGAAACCCTTAGGAAGCGGAACCTCATCTATGTGCTTGGTGCACAACTCCGCTTCCTCTTATTCAGAGTTAGAGTCTCCTTCGCACTATCTCTTGGCCATTATGGCTAG
- the LOC115723308 gene encoding importin beta-like SAD2, whose translation MDLQSLSIVLQAALSPNPDERKAAEQSLNQFQYTPQHLVRLLQIIVDNNCDMAVRQVASIHFKNFIAKNWSPLEPDEPQKISLEDKELVRVHILEFVAKVPPLLRVQLGECLKTIVHADYPEQWPRLLDWVKVNLLQDDSQVYASLFVLRILSRKYEFKSDEERVPVHHIVEETFPSLLNIFNKLVQIVNPPVDVADFIKLICKIFWSSIYLEIPKQLFDPNVFNAWMVLFLNVLERPVPVDGQPVDPDLRKTWGWWKVKKWTVHILNRLFTRFGDLKLHNPENRAFAQMFQKTYAGKILECHLSLLGVVRVGGYLPDRVTNLILQYLSNSISKLSMYTLLQPRLEVILFEIVFPLMCFNDNDQKLWEEDPHEYVRKGYDIIEDLYSPRTASMDFVSELVRKRGDNLPKFIQFIVEIFKRYDEAPAEHKPYRQKDGALLAIGALCDKLQQTEPYKSELERMLVQHVFPEFSSPVGHLRAKAAWVAGQYAHINFSDQNNFRKALQSVVSGMRDPELPVRVDSVFALRSFVEACKDLNEIRPILPQLLDEFFKLMNEVENEDLVFTLETIVDKFGEEMAPYALGLCQNLASAFWRCMNTAETEEDADDSGALAAVGCLRAISTILESVSRLPHLFVQVEPTLLPIMRRMLTTDGQEVFEEVLEIVSYMTFFSPTISLDMWSLWPLMMEALNDWAIDFFPNILVPLDNYISRGTAHFLACKEPDYQQSLWKMISYLMADTNMEDSDIEPAPKLIQVVFQNCRGQVDQWVEPYLRITVERLRRSEKSYLKCLLIQVIADALYYNAALTLSILQKFGIATEIFGLWLQMLQQVKKSGVRANFRREHDKKVCCLGLTSLLALPVDQLSVDALERVFKATLDLLIAYKEQVAEAAKEEEDAEDDDDMDGFQSDDEEEDVDGSDKEMGFDGEDGEEADSVKLQKLAARAKSFRPQDEDDDDSDDDYSDDEDLQSPLDDVDPFIFFVDSVKDVQASDPSRFQSLLQTLDFHYQAIANGVAQHAEQRRAEIAKEKLEKATAAAAAAS comes from the exons ATGGATCTTCAAAGTCTTTCTATTGTGCTTCAGGCCGCTCTTAGCCCCAATCCCGATGAACGGAAAGCCGCCGAACAGAGCCTCAATCAG TTTCAGTACACGCCACAGCATTTGGTGAGATTGTTGCAGATTATTGTGGACAATAATTGTGACATGGCTGTACGGCAAGTGGCCAGCATTCATTTCAAGAACTTCATTGCCAAGAACTGGTCACCCCTTGAACCAG ACGAGCCCCAGAAAATTTCACTAGAGGATAAAGAATTGGTGAGGGTTCACATTCTTGAATTTGTTGCAAAAGTTCCCCCATTGTTAAG AGTTCAGCTTGGCGAGTGCCTAAAGACAATTGTCCATGCTGATTACCCTGAGCAGTGGCCCCGCCTTTTGGACTGGGTGAAGGTCAATTTATTACAAGATGACTCTCAAGTCTACGCATCTTTATTTGTCTTGAGGATCCTATCAAGGAAATACGa GTTCAAGTCTGATGAGGAGAGGGTACCTGTCCATCATATTGTTGAAGAAACATTTCCCAGTCTGCTTAATATCTTCAACAAGCTTGTCCAGATTGTCAATCCACCAGTGGATGTAGCAGATTTTATCAAGCTTATCTGCAAAATCTTTTGGTCTTCTATATAT TTGGAGATTCCAAAGCAGCTATTTGATCCAAATGTGTTCAATGCGTGGATGGTTTTGTTCTTGAATGTTTTGGAGAGACCCGTCCCTGTGGATGGTCAGCCCGTAGACCCCGACCTCAGAAAAACATGGGGTTGGTGGAAGGTGAAGAAATGGACTGTTCACATTTTAAACAGGCTGTTCACCAG GTTTGGAGATTTGAAACTGCATAATCCAGAGAATAGAGCCTTTGCTCAAATGTTCCAGAAAACTTATGCAGGGAAGATTTTGGAGTGTCATTTAAGTCTGTTGGGGGTGGTACGTGTTGGTGGTTATTTACCTGACAGAGTTACCAACCTAATTCTTCAATATTTAAGCAACAG TATCTCGAAGCTAAGTATGTATACTCTTCTGCAACCTCGACTTGAGGTCATTCTTTTTGAGATAGTATTCCCTCTTATGTGCTTCAATGACAATGATCAGAAGCTTTGGGAAGAGGATCCTCATGAGTATGTTAGAAAAGGATACG ATATTATTGAAGACTTGTATAGTCCAAGGACTGCTTCCATGGACTTTGTCAGCGAGTTAGTTAGGAAACGTGGAGATAATCTTCCAAAGTTTATCCAGTTTATAGTTGAAATTTTTAAGAG GTATGACGAAGCACCGGCAGAACACAAGCCCTATCGACAAAAAGATGGTGCCCTTCTTGCTATTGGAGCTCTCTGTGACAAATTGCAGCAAACTGAACCATACAAATCAGAACTTGAGCGTATGTTGGTGCAGCATGTATTCCCTGAATTTAGCAGTCCAGTTGGTCATCTTAGGGCCAAG GCTGCTTGGGTTGCGGGACAATACGCTCATATTAATTTCTCAGACCAGAATAATTTCCGGAAAGCACTGCAGAGTGTTGTGTCTGGGATGCGAGATCCAGAACTTCCCGTTCGTGTCGATTCTGTTTTTGCTTTGCGCTCTTTTGTTGAAGCTTGCAAAG ATTTGAATGAAATACGCCCAATCCTTCCTCAATTGCTTGATG AGTTTTTTAAACTTATGAATGAGGTTGAGAATGAGGATCTAGTGTTTACGTTGGAGACAATAGTGGATAAGTTTGGGGAGGAGATGGCACCTTATGCCCTTGGGTTGTGCCAAAACTTG GCTTCTGCATTTTGGAGGTGTATGAATACAGCTGAAACCGAAGAAGACGCTGATGATTCTGGTGCTTTAGCTGCTGTAGGATGTTTGCGTGCTATAAGCACAATTCTTGAATCAGTCAGCAGGCTTCCTCATCTTTTCGTACAAGTTGAGCCAACTTTGCTTCCTATAATGCGTAGAATGTTGACAACTGATGGTCAAG AGGTTTTTGAAGAAGTTTTGGAGATTGTGTCATACATGACATTTTTCTCTCCTACAATATCTCTTGATATGTGGAGTCTTTGGCCATTGATGATGGAAGCATTGAATGATTGGGCTATTGATTTCTTCCCTA ACATTTTGGTTCCTTTGGACAACTACATATCCAGGGGAACTGCACATTTCCTCGCTTGTAAAGAGCCAGACTACCAGCAAAGTCTATGGAAAATGATTTCATAT CTCATGGCAGATACAAACATGGAAGATAGTGACATTGAGCCAGCTCCAAAGCTCATTCAAGTAGTTTTTCAGAATTGTAGGGGGCAGGTTGATCAATGGGTTGAGCCATATCTGAGAATCACAGTCGAGCGTTTGCGTCGATCTGAAAAGTCCTACTTGAAGTGTCTCTTAATTCAAGTG ATTGCTGATGCTCTTTACTACAATGCGGCTTTGACCCTCAGCATATTGCAGAAGTTTGGCATTGCTACAGAAATCTTTGGTCTTTGGTTGCAAATGCTTCAACAAGTTAAAAAAAGTGGTGTGCGAGCTAACTTTAGGAG GGAACACGATAAGAAAGTTTGCTGCTTAGGATTGACATCACTATTGGCACTTCCGGTGGATCAATTATCAGTGGATGCGTTGGAGCGAGTTTTTAAGGCAACCCTTGATCTTCTAATTGCATACAAAGAACAAGTTGCAg AAGCTgccaaggaagaagaagatgctgaagatgatgatgatatgGATGGTTTTCaaagtgatgatgaagaagaagatgttgATGGTTCTGACAAGGAAATGGGCTTCGATGGTGAGGATGGAGAGGAAGCTGATAGTGTAAAACTACAAAAATTAGCTGCTCGG GCAAAGTCTTTCCGCCCACAAGATGAGGATGATGATGACTCAGATGATGATTACAGTGATGATGAGGATTTGCAATCTCCACTTGATGATGTGGACCCATTTATTTTCTTTGTAGATTCAGTCAAAG ATGTGCAAGCATCAGATCCATCAAGGTTCCAGAGCCTTTTGCAAACACTCGACTTCCATTATCAGGCTATTGCAAATGGTGTTGCCCAGCATGCTGAACAAAGGAGAGCAGAAATTGCGAAAGAAAAATTGGAGAAGGCAACAGCTGCAGCTGCTGCCGCTTCCTAA
- the LOC115724102 gene encoding uncharacterized protein LOC115724102 — MCAYCAEKFTWKNDECREDGEGVRVVHSLLRCRFEFMSHCNLHFLDTFVLYQMCLVHFFDDVVCFTLSQMVIPLLDTESASHWFAANLTMDNTTVEIRDSLYSAMHERSRRSTCLEMLQTLDQLFASVKPGNLNFSEFVIISSGKDYPQLENGHDCGIFVMKYMESLFEENEIMEEFDPIEARLECVRKIVTHESNKAKHAVMEGVKKQFGLTKTKVLPSTSITLPVRSPSRSPRDP; from the exons ATGTGTGCTTATTGTGCAGAGAAATTTACTTGGAAGAACGATGAGTGTCGAGAGGATGGCGAAGGAGTAAGAGTGGTCCACTCTTTATTACGATGCAGATTTGAGTTTATGTCACACTGTAATTTGCATTTTCTTGATACTTTTGTGTTGTATCAAATGTGTTTAGTTCACTTTTTCGATGACGTTGTTTGTTTTACTTTGTCGCAGATGGTGATACCCCTATTGGATACCGAGAGTGCTTCGCACTGGTTTGCAGCGAATCTGACCATGGATAATACAACAGTGGAAATTAGGGACTCGTTGTATTCTGCAATGCATGAGAGGTCACGTCGGAGTACCTGCCTAGAGATG CTCCAGACTTTGGACCAATTGTTTGCCTCTGTCAAGCCAGGAAACCTCAATTTCAGCGAGTTTGTAATTATTTCTTCAGGCAAGGACTACCCACAACTCGAAAATGGGCACGATTGTGGAATTTTTGTAATGAAGTACATGGAATCACTATTCGAGGAAAATgaaataatggaagag TTTGATCCTATTGAAGCCAGACTGGAATGTGTTAGGAAAATTGTCACCCACGAGAGTAACAAGGCTAAACATGCTGTGATGGAGGGAGTTAAGAAGCAATTTGGATTGACCAAAACCAAAGTTCTTCCATCAACATCCATAACTTTACCAGTACGTAGTCCATCAAGGTCTCCTCGAGACCCCTGA